In Campylobacter magnus, the following proteins share a genomic window:
- the flgK gene encoding flagellar hook-associated protein FlgK, with the protein MGIFDSLYIGNSGLNAAQIQIQTTGNNITNANNEFYTRQRVIQQAREGLHRAGGDIGLGTNVQQIVRMHDEYAYQKMTSSYSNLSDTGYKEQILTEITNRFPDLADSGIFQDLKDYYAAWNDYASNPAEASQKTVLLNATRILTNDINTAYNELEEIRSTVNEQFLLTIEEVNEIAKQISEINADLQRIEINTSVNGNDLRDKRDELELRLSKLTNIDSFKEDISSRTLYKDDATIYDMGRNYTLSINGITIVDGSNYHPIKLNTEFTENGYAVPYYELNDESRIDISARFTSGKIAAMLDLRGRVPNGDGSFTDGLITKYQDNLDAFAKTLVTQTNSIYASSASTEMVSDYLKDVKDDTTLQNFDSGIKDGEFTVKVYNTQGQVVAQRNIAINAATTLNDITRGNSIVNDFNMNRDDNGDNNLTNDLDDYFKAVYAYDPISKTGNISFKPTDRYPSGYFIAIEDNGTNFAGTLGLSKFLDGQSAASIRPDDDINHDSALIKGGKSPLAGDNEMANDMVNMQNQRFYFNSLSTGESTETISGYYRYFTTDIASDTASVKSQHVTNTAINNTSVQEWQSVSGVNIDEELSNLIKFQSSYGAAAKIITTVERMLQTLLDLKQ; encoded by the coding sequence ATGGGAATTTTTGATTCTTTATACATAGGCAACTCTGGCTTAAACGCTGCCCAAATCCAAATCCAAACCACTGGAAATAACATAACAAACGCAAACAACGAGTTCTATACTCGCCAAAGAGTGATCCAACAAGCAAGAGAGGGGCTTCACAGAGCAGGCGGAGATATAGGACTTGGCACAAATGTCCAACAAATCGTCCGTATGCACGATGAGTATGCTTACCAAAAAATGACTAGTTCATACTCAAACCTATCTGATACAGGCTATAAAGAGCAAATTTTAACAGAAATTACAAACCGCTTTCCAGACCTTGCTGATAGTGGAATTTTTCAGGATTTAAAAGACTATTATGCAGCGTGGAATGACTATGCCTCAAACCCAGCTGAAGCCTCACAAAAAACCGTGCTACTAAACGCAACTAGAATTCTAACAAACGATATAAACACAGCCTACAACGAGCTTGAAGAGATAAGAAGCACTGTAAATGAGCAGTTTTTGCTAACTATAGAAGAAGTAAATGAAATCGCTAAGCAAATCAGCGAAATAAATGCTGATTTGCAACGCATAGAAATAAACACCAGCGTAAATGGCAACGACTTGCGCGATAAGCGTGATGAGCTAGAATTGCGTCTTAGCAAGCTTACAAATATTGATTCGTTCAAAGAAGATATAAGCTCAAGGACTTTATATAAAGACGATGCTACTATCTATGATATGGGACGAAACTACACTCTTAGCATAAATGGTATCACAATCGTAGATGGCTCAAACTACCATCCAATCAAGCTAAATACAGAATTCACAGAAAACGGCTACGCAGTGCCTTATTATGAGCTAAATGATGAGAGCCGCATTGATATCAGTGCTCGTTTTACTAGTGGAAAAATCGCAGCCATGCTAGATCTAAGGGGTCGCGTGCCAAATGGCGATGGCAGTTTTACAGATGGACTTATTACAAAATACCAAGACAATCTTGATGCTTTTGCCAAAACTCTAGTTACGCAAACAAATAGTATCTATGCTAGTTCAGCTAGTACTGAGATGGTCTCAGACTATCTAAAAGATGTAAAAGACGATACAACTCTACAAAACTTTGATAGCGGTATAAAAGATGGCGAGTTTACCGTAAAGGTCTACAACACCCAAGGGCAAGTAGTAGCACAGCGTAATATCGCAATAAATGCAGCAACCACGCTAAATGATATCACTAGGGGCAATTCTATTGTAAATGACTTTAATATGAATAGAGATGATAATGGCGATAATAACCTTACAAACGACCTAGATGATTATTTTAAGGCAGTTTATGCCTACGACCCAATTAGCAAGACAGGAAACATCTCATTTAAGCCAACTGATCGCTATCCAAGTGGATATTTCATCGCTATTGAAGATAATGGCACGAACTTTGCAGGCACCTTGGGGCTTTCAAAGTTTTTAGATGGTCAAAGTGCTGCTAGCATACGCCCAGACGATGATATCAACCACGACAGCGCTCTTATAAAAGGTGGCAAAAGCCCGCTTGCAGGCGATAATGAAATGGCTAATGATATGGTAAATATGCAAAATCAGCGCTTTTATTTTAATAGCCTTAGCACAGGAGAGTCTACCGAGACTATTAGCGGCTACTACCGCTACTTCACGACAGACATCGCAAGCGACACCGCAAGCGTGAAATCTCAACATGTAACAAACACCGCTATAAACAACACCTCAGTCCAAGAGTGGCAAAGCGTGAGCGGCGTAAATATAGACGAAGAGCTCTCAAATCTAATAAAGTTTCAATCAAGCTACGGCGCAGCAGCCAAGATCATCACAACAGTAGAAAGAATGCTACAAACCTTGCTTGATCTTAAGCAATAA